Proteins encoded together in one Prevotella scopos JCM 17725 window:
- a CDS encoding glycoside hydrolase family 27 protein, with the protein MIEQLPKLRKSFLLITAFLLASLHTTAANRDSLALTPPMGFMTWNKYKEDINEQLIRQIADKMAADGYAEAGYKYIFIDDAWQGGRDKRNNIIPDPKKFPSGMKALADYVHSKGLLLGIYSDAAQLTCAGYTASYGFEEQDAKTFAEWGIDYLKYDYCHAPSDSAVAHKRYKKMADALQNSGRKIALGVCEWGQLNPEMWARQAGGSLWRVSYDVRDMWKDIVKQGGMGIIDIINITEPLYKYAGPGYWLDMDMLVVGLDGKGGPSSDLGGVGCTYTEYQTQMSMWCMFASPLAVSHDILNENAETRRILLNKEIIAINQDALGEAAHRVDFPSACRVYLRKLSGNRQAIAIMNPSDAPQRVQLPLSILGNAKEYNFRDVWEHKTTRQRKAWQGTLQPHETKVFTVTTR; encoded by the coding sequence ATGATTGAGCAACTACCTAAACTTCGTAAATCATTTTTGTTGATTACAGCCTTTCTACTGGCATCATTGCACACGACCGCTGCTAATCGTGATTCATTAGCACTGACTCCTCCAATGGGTTTTATGACCTGGAACAAATATAAGGAGGACATCAACGAACAACTTATTCGACAAATTGCCGACAAGATGGCGGCTGATGGCTATGCTGAAGCTGGATATAAATACATCTTCATCGATGATGCATGGCAGGGAGGACGCGACAAACGCAATAACATTATCCCTGACCCTAAGAAGTTCCCAAGCGGAATGAAGGCACTCGCAGACTATGTTCACTCAAAGGGTTTGTTACTCGGCATTTACTCTGATGCCGCTCAGCTCACTTGTGCGGGCTACACAGCAAGCTATGGTTTTGAGGAACAAGATGCCAAGACCTTTGCAGAATGGGGAATAGATTATCTGAAATACGACTACTGCCACGCACCTTCTGACAGTGCCGTTGCCCATAAACGCTATAAGAAGATGGCTGATGCACTACAGAATTCAGGTCGTAAGATTGCCTTGGGTGTCTGTGAATGGGGACAGCTGAACCCAGAGATGTGGGCTCGTCAGGCTGGTGGTTCACTCTGGCGTGTGAGCTATGACGTGCGTGATATGTGGAAAGACATCGTGAAGCAGGGAGGTATGGGTATCATTGATATCATCAACATTACCGAACCACTTTATAAATACGCAGGTCCAGGCTACTGGCTCGACATGGATATGCTCGTCGTTGGACTTGACGGAAAAGGTGGACCATCAAGCGATTTAGGTGGTGTAGGCTGTACTTATACTGAGTATCAGACCCAGATGTCAATGTGGTGCATGTTCGCTTCACCTTTAGCGGTGAGCCACGACATCTTGAACGAGAACGCAGAAACACGTCGCATCCTCCTCAATAAGGAGATTATTGCTATCAATCAAGATGCGCTTGGCGAGGCTGCTCACAGAGTTGACTTCCCCAGTGCATGCCGTGTCTATCTCCGAAAACTAAGTGGTAATCGTCAGGCAATTGCCATCATGAATCCTTCAGACGCTCCTCAGCGTGTTCAGTTGCCACTTTCTATCCTCGGCAATGCAAAGGAATACAATTTCAGAGACGTATGGGAGCACAAGACAACACGTCAACGTAAGGCTTGGCAAGGAACCTTACAACCTCATGAAACAAAGGTATTTACGGTTACAACACGATAA